The Salicibibacter halophilus DNA window TGCGGAAACAGCGAACCCCGAGGAAGAAGCGTTTGTCCTTTTAAAAGAAACTCCGTTCTACGCAGAAAGCGGCGGACAAGTCGCGGATCAAGGGCTGCTTTTTTCCGATGGGACATGGGCAGAGGTGACCGATGTCCAGCAAGCGCCTAACGGGCAACCGCTGCACAAGATAAAGGTGACCGAGGGAACATTAACAACGAGCAAGCCAATTACGGCTTCAATAAATGGGAAAGACCGAGCCGCGATTCAGAAGAACCATACCGCTACCCATTTGCTTCATCAAGCATTAAAAGATGTGCTCGGAGATCATGTAAACCAAGCAGGGTCGTATGTCGGACCGGATCGGCTGCGTTTTGATTTCTCCCATTTTGGGCAAGTGTCGAGCGAAGAGTTGCAGGACATTGAAGCAATTGTCAATGCAAAAGTTGCAGAGGCGGCAAACCTGGCAATTGAAGAAACAACCTTGGAAGACGCGAAAGCGAAAGGGGCCATGGCACTTTTCGGTGAAAAATATGGCAGCAATGTCCGTGTCGTTCATATTGGAGATTACAGCATTGAACTGTGCGGAGGAACCCATGTGGCAAACAGCGCAGAGGTCGGAATCGTTAAATTGATCTCTGAAACGGGAATTGGCGCGGGGATTCGCAGAATTGAAGCCGTGTCCGGCCGAGCAGCATACCATTATATTGAAGAGAAACTGCAATTGTTGGACCAAATACAGGAACAATTAAAAGCAAAATCGGCGGAAGACGTGCCCCAAAGAGTGGAGCAACTTCAACAGGATGTCCGCGAAAAAGAAAAAGAAAACGAATCAATCGCGGCAAAATTGGGGAACATGGAAGCTATGCAGTTGCTGGATGATGTGCATGATATCAATGGGATCCCGGTATTGGCGGGACAATTGGATAACAGCGATATGGACACACTCCGAACGACTGCGGACCGGTTAAAACAAAAGCTTCCGACGGGCATTATCGTTCTTGGCACAGCGAGAGACGGGAAGGTCAATATTGTCGCTACCGTGAGCAAAGACTTGGTTACCGACGGTTACAAGGCCGGAGACATTGTCAAAAAAGTTGCAGCGATTTGCGATGGTGGCGGAGGAGGCCGCCCGGATATGGCACAAGCCGGCGGCAAAAGTCCGGAAAAACTGCCGGAAGCGATAGCAGCAGTCGATGAAATCGTAGCCTCCATTTCATAATTTCGCAAAATCATGTACAATAAGATGCAAATACAGGAAGCGGGCAGTCACGATCCGTGAATTTGATTGCGAGGTGACAGAGGATGAGCTCAAAAGATAATACCGTTCAATTTAATGTCCAGGAAGACTCCACGCAAGCAGACGTCAAAGAAGTATTGGTCAATGTTCATCATGCACTGGAAGAAAAAGGGTATAACCCTATTAATCAAATCGTCGGATATTTGTTATCCGGGGACCCGGCATACATTCCGCGTCATAACGACGCACGTACGTTGATTCGCCGTCTTGAAAGAGACGAGCTCATTGAAGAACTCGTTCGAACGTATTTGCAGAAAGCAAAGCGCGGCGGATGAAGATTCTTGGCCTTGATGTAGGAGATAAGCGAATCGGTGTAGCGGTCAGTGATGCGTTGGGACTGACGGCCCAAGGACTGGAGACGGTTGCCGTGCAAGGGCACGAATCGCCGTATGCTAAGGTTGTGCAGATCGCTCATGACCATGACGTGGAAAAAATTGTGGTAGGATTGCCGAAAAACATGGACGGGACGATTGGTCCTCGTGCCGAGAAATCCCAACAATTCGGCTCCGCCCTTGAAAAGCGTGCAGCCATTCCTGTACAGTTTTGGGATGAACGCTTAACGACGAAAGCGGCAGAGCGAACGTTAATCTCTGCGGATGTGAGTCGCAAAAAGCGAAAAAAAGTGGTTGATAAACTTGCCGCAGTGCTGATCTTGCAAGGCTATCTTGATCACGCCTGTGCGACAAGAATGAGGTGAAAAAATGGCGGAAGAAGAAAACGAGCGCGTGGTTATTCCCGATGAAGAGGGGAATGATCATGTATTCGAGATTTTGTTTACGTTTGATATTGATGAAACAGAAAAATCCTATATGGTTGTAACCTCGGCTGAGGAAGAA harbors:
- a CDS encoding IreB family regulatory phosphoprotein, which produces MSSKDNTVQFNVQEDSTQADVKEVLVNVHHALEEKGYNPINQIVGYLLSGDPAYIPRHNDARTLIRRLERDELIEELVRTYLQKAKRGG
- the ruvX gene encoding Holliday junction resolvase RuvX; this translates as MKILGLDVGDKRIGVAVSDALGLTAQGLETVAVQGHESPYAKVVQIAHDHDVEKIVVGLPKNMDGTIGPRAEKSQQFGSALEKRAAIPVQFWDERLTTKAAERTLISADVSRKKRKKVVDKLAAVLILQGYLDHACATRMR